The genomic region CTGCGCACCGGCCTTCAGGGCTCCATTCCCTCAGATCCCGGCATTCGAGGCCCGCTGCATCCGCCCCGGCATCGTTCCCCTTCCTCACCGTACCGCAGTGGGTACGCCTCGGTCGGGCGCCTCGCCGGAAGCGGCGCATCGACCCTCTCGGTGCACGGCCTCTGCGGGAACGGAACCCTGGAGACCGGCCTCACTTCGCCCCCCCTCCTGCGGCGACTCCGCCGGACCCTTGCGTTGAACCGTCCGGCCGGATGATATACTGTGCCCTCATGCGGAGATCTGTCTTCATCAAGACGTTCGGGTGCCAGATGAACGCCGTGGACTCGGCGAGAATGCTCTCTCTCATGTCCTCGGCTTCGTTCCGCGCCGCCGACACCCTCGAGGAGGCGGACCTCGTCCTCCTCAACACCTGCAGCATCCGCGAAAAGGCCGATCAGAAGATTTATAGCGATCTCGGGACGCTGCGCAGCTGGAAGCAGCGCCGCCCGGGACGGCTCATCGGAGTCGGGGGTTGTCTCGCGCAGCAGGACGGAGAGAGGCTCCGGGCGCGGGCCCCCCACGTCGACATCGTCTTCGGGACCCACAACATCGCGAACCTTCCCGAGATGGTCCGGAGAGCGGAACGTCGCCTCCCGGCGCTGGCCCTCGGGATGGAGAAGGAAATCACGCACTGGGACGTCGTTCCTCACCTGCCTGCCGGCGCGGTCTCGGCGATGGTCGCCATCATGCAGGGATGCGACAACTTTTGCGCCTACTGCGTCGTCCCCCTGGTTCGTGGGCGGGAGGTGAGCCGTCCGGCGGAAGATATCCTCGACGAGATCCGAGCTCTCACCGGGCGCGGGGTAATGGAGGTCATCCTGCTGGGACAGAACGTCAACTCCTACGGAAAGAAGGAGGGGGGAATCCCGTTCCCGGAGCTGGTGCGGCGGATCTCCGTGATCGACGGGATATCGCGGATCCGCTTCATCACCTCGCACCCGAGGGACCTGGATGACCGGACGATCCGTCTCTTCGGGGAGATCGAGACGCTCTGTCCGCATGTCCACCTTCCGCTGCAATCCGGCTCCGATCGCGTTCTTGCGGCGATGGGACGAGGCTACACGCGCGGAGAGTATCTCGCGAAGATCGAAGCGCTGCGCCAGGTTCGCCCGGGGATGGCGTTCTCTTCCGACTTCATCGTCGGCTTCCCGGGGGAGACGGAGGACGATTTTCAGAAGACCCTCTCCGCCATGAGGGAGATCCGGTACGACTCCTCGTTCTCGTTCCGCTTCTCTTCCCGTCCCGGAACCCGTGCGGCGGAGATGACGGAGAAGGTCGACCCGCAAGAGGCGGCCGCACGGCTGCGGCGCCTGCAGGACCTTCAGGCTTCGCACACCCGGGAACGACTCTCGGCGCTGGTCGGTCGGGAAGTCCCGGTTCTCGTCGAAGGAACGAGCGCGAGGGACCCGGGGATGCGTTGCGGGCGGACCGCCTGCAACAAGACGGTGAACTTCACTCCCCGGAGCACCGATGGCCCGATCCGTTCCGTACTCGTTACCGGCGCGGGGACCCACTCCCTCGTCGGGGAAGAGAGGCCGTCTCATGCCTAAAGAGGTAACCGTGGCGGGGGTCACGGTCGATCCGGTGACGAAATCCCCGATCGTCGTCCTTCGGGACCCGGAGACCGGAAACGTCGTCCCGATCTGGATCGGCCTCCTGGAAGCAAACGCGATCGCGCTGGCGCTCGAGGGGATGGAACCGCCGCGGCCGATGACGCATGACCTCATGAAGTCGATCCTCCATGCCACCGGAACGCGGCTTCGAAGCGTCGAGATCGCGGAGATCCGCGAGAGCACGTACTACGCCCTTCTTCACCTCGATGGCCCCGGGGGGAGCGTGCGGCTGGACGCGCGTCCCAGCGATGCCATCGCCCTTGCCCTGCGCTGCGGCGTGCGAATCCTCGTATCCGAAACGGTCCTCGCGCAATCGTCGATCCCGGCTCCCGCGGCATCCGAAAGCGGGGCGAGCGACAAGTGGGACGAGCTGCTCGAGAAAATGGACCCCGAACAGTTCAGCAAGTACAAGATGTAAATTCCCCTGCAACGATGAAAACTTCCCGGATACTGATTTTCGAGGAACGGCCGACACCCGGCAGGGAGCTTCGGCTCAACCTCCTCGATCATGCCGTCGAGTTCGACTTCCGCGACCCCGGGAAGGAGAACCTCGAGACCCTCGACCTCTCCCCCTATGCCGCCGTCGTCGCCCCGGTCGAGTCCGCGCGTACCGGCCTGGTCGGCATCCTGTCCGACGCGAAGCGGTACGGAGGCCCCCTGTTCCTGTACCGCGACGAACCGCCGGTGCACGAGGTGGCGCGATGGGTGATCTGGGGTTCCCCCTCCCACGGCGGTCCGGATGGCCCGGTGGCGGACCGTCTTCTCGCGGAAAGCCTCGAGTACTACTCGATGGCGTCCATGTACCAGCAGTGCCTGGAGATGATGTCCACGCAGGACGAGGAAAATCTGTTGGGCCA from Deltaproteobacteria bacterium CG2_30_66_27 harbors:
- a CDS encoding tRNA (N6-isopentenyl adenosine(37)-C2)-methylthiotransferase MiaB codes for the protein MRRSVFIKTFGCQMNAVDSARMLSLMSSASFRAADTLEEADLVLLNTCSIREKADQKIYSDLGTLRSWKQRRPGRLIGVGGCLAQQDGERLRARAPHVDIVFGTHNIANLPEMVRRAERRLPALALGMEKEITHWDVVPHLPAGAVSAMVAIMQGCDNFCAYCVVPLVRGREVSRPAEDILDEIRALTGRGVMEVILLGQNVNSYGKKEGGIPFPELVRRISVIDGISRIRFITSHPRDLDDRTIRLFGEIETLCPHVHLPLQSGSDRVLAAMGRGYTRGEYLAKIEALRQVRPGMAFSSDFIVGFPGETEDDFQKTLSAMREIRYDSSFSFRFSSRPGTRAAEMTEKVDPQEAAARLRRLQDLQASHTRERLSALVGREVPVLVEGTSARDPGMRCGRTACNKTVNFTPRSTDGPIRSVLVTGAGTHSLVGEERPSHA